In one Mycobacterium sp. NBC_00419 genomic region, the following are encoded:
- a CDS encoding alpha/beta fold hydrolase: protein MTAITTRRITVDGLTTSVLVGGHGEPREAVVFVHGNPDAGADWMPLMVRVAEFAHVVAPDLPGFGAADGRLDGDYTVAGYARFLDGVIGRLGVERVHLVAHDFGGPFALTWAADHPEQVASIALLNTGVMIGYRWHRMARIWRTPLLGELMMWRTTLGVARAVLGRENPGLSREWVDAIARHLVPAETKRAVLKLYRSTRTEDVAALAPRLRIHDHDALVVWGGADAYLPAELAYRQTQAFPRAEIHILPGVGHWPWLEQTDQVAAHVLPFLRQRIGAPLPVNDQPAQGD, encoded by the coding sequence ATGACGGCGATCACAACCCGGCGAATCACCGTCGACGGACTTACCACGTCGGTGCTGGTCGGCGGCCACGGAGAGCCGCGGGAAGCGGTGGTGTTCGTGCACGGCAACCCCGATGCCGGCGCCGACTGGATGCCGCTGATGGTGCGGGTCGCCGAGTTCGCCCACGTGGTGGCGCCGGACCTGCCCGGCTTCGGTGCCGCCGATGGGCGCCTCGACGGGGACTACACCGTCGCCGGCTACGCGCGGTTCCTCGATGGGGTCATCGGCCGGCTCGGCGTCGAGCGCGTTCACCTCGTCGCCCACGATTTCGGCGGCCCGTTCGCCTTGACCTGGGCCGCCGACCACCCCGAGCAGGTCGCCAGCATCGCGCTGCTCAACACCGGGGTGATGATCGGCTACCGCTGGCACCGGATGGCGCGGATCTGGCGCACACCATTGCTCGGTGAGCTGATGATGTGGCGGACCACCCTTGGCGTCGCCCGCGCGGTACTGGGCCGCGAGAACCCCGGGCTCTCCCGCGAGTGGGTCGACGCCATCGCCCGACACCTGGTGCCGGCCGAGACCAAGCGAGCGGTGCTCAAGCTCTACCGGTCGACCCGCACCGAGGACGTCGCGGCCTTGGCGCCGCGGCTGCGGATCCACGACCACGATGCGCTGGTGGTGTGGGGTGGCGCCGACGCATACCTTCCCGCCGAGCTGGCGTACCGCCAGACGCAGGCGTTTCCGCGCGCCGAGATCCACATCCTGCCCGGCGTCGGCCACTGGCCGTGGCTGGAACAGACCGACCAGGTCGCCGCGCATGTGCTGCCATTCCTGCGCCAGCGGATCGGCGCCCCACTGCCTGTCAATGATCAACCTGCTCAAGGAGATTGA
- a CDS encoding DUF1330 domain-containing protein has protein sequence MSNAVDDRPVNLKAFANLPADAPVVMINLLKFHEGDGLEHYLTYSREVVPHLERVGGVVRYAGTTPHNVIGDGERPWWDAILVVEYPSPQAFVDMVLDPDYQKVHEHRAAALEQGDLVATSQWMLG, from the coding sequence ATGTCCAATGCCGTCGACGACCGTCCCGTCAACCTCAAGGCGTTCGCCAACCTGCCTGCCGATGCCCCGGTGGTGATGATCAACCTGCTCAAGTTCCATGAGGGCGACGGCCTGGAGCACTACCTGACCTACTCCCGCGAGGTGGTGCCGCACCTGGAGCGGGTCGGCGGCGTCGTCCGCTACGCGGGCACCACACCGCACAACGTCATCGGCGACGGCGAGCGGCCCTGGTGGGACGCGATCCTGGTGGTCGAGTACCCCTCGCCGCAGGCGTTCGTCGACATGGTGCTCGACCCGGACTACCAGAAGGTGCACGAACACCGCGCCGCCGCGCTGGAGCAGGGCGACCTGGTGGCCACGTCGCAGTGGATGCTCGGCTGA
- a CDS encoding AraC family transcriptional regulator: MSIVRGTSLSNYPNLVSQLGGDPVALLRAAGLEPAAVGRHDVFVPLPRVAVAIESAAAATNTADFGRRLAQLQGIEILGPVGVAARTAATVADALRIFENFLSAYSPAISLRTTTTDDRECTFIEYLMVGRDLPLHPQGNELSLGVTLRVLRFLLGNQHSPLAVHIPHEPLTAVEDYWYYFGCRPVFDERTTGFKMGFTIRTADLSRPLRRDKLAHDAVVGYLSTITTAEPRTVASVATLVRQLLPSGTVTLDLVAEQLNMHPKALQRRLAADDTTFAAIVDTVRRELAERYLRDSRMTLAHLARELGYAEQSVLTRSCHRWFGGGPAAYRKQLQDS, encoded by the coding sequence ATGTCGATTGTGCGCGGCACGTCGCTGTCGAACTATCCGAACCTGGTCAGCCAACTCGGCGGTGATCCGGTCGCGCTGCTGAGGGCTGCCGGGCTGGAACCAGCTGCCGTCGGCCGCCACGACGTGTTCGTGCCGCTGCCGCGGGTCGCGGTGGCCATCGAGTCGGCTGCCGCCGCGACGAACACCGCGGACTTCGGCCGCCGGTTGGCACAGCTGCAGGGCATCGAGATCCTGGGCCCGGTCGGCGTGGCCGCCCGCACCGCCGCCACGGTCGCCGACGCGCTGCGCATCTTCGAGAACTTCCTGTCCGCCTACAGCCCGGCGATCAGCCTGCGCACCACGACGACCGACGACCGGGAATGCACCTTCATCGAATACCTGATGGTCGGCCGCGACCTGCCGCTGCATCCGCAGGGCAACGAGCTGTCGCTGGGTGTCACGCTTCGAGTGCTGCGATTCCTGCTCGGCAACCAGCACTCCCCGCTCGCGGTGCACATCCCGCACGAACCGCTGACCGCCGTCGAAGACTACTGGTACTACTTCGGCTGCCGACCGGTATTCGACGAGCGCACAACGGGTTTCAAGATGGGCTTCACCATCCGGACCGCGGACCTGTCTCGCCCGCTTCGGCGCGACAAGCTGGCGCATGACGCTGTGGTCGGCTACCTGAGCACCATCACCACCGCCGAGCCGCGCACCGTGGCATCGGTCGCGACGCTGGTGCGCCAGCTGCTGCCCAGCGGCACCGTCACGCTGGACCTGGTCGCCGAGCAGCTCAACATGCACCCCAAGGCATTACAGCGCCGGTTGGCCGCCGACGACACCACCTTCGCAGCGATCGTGGACACGGTCCGCCGCGAACTGGCCGAGCGGTATCTGCGTGACAGCCGAATGACGTTGGCGCACTTGGCCCGCGAACTGGGCTACGCCGAGCAGAGTGTGCTCACCCGCAGCTGCCACCGGTGGTTCGGCGGCGGACCGGCGGCCTACCGTAAACAGTTACAGGACAGCTGA
- a CDS encoding DUF1269 domain-containing protein yields the protein MDDDHELILVAAYGDLDRARTDFHELEKRIKHGMELRAAVLVTKDADGQPHAVEAQNRHGRIGAGVGAGLGFLLGVFIPPVGLGVLLGGAAGALVASFAEHELRIGLRHEIGEALDTSTGVVIAVVYPNGREPVEKTLYRAAKTTSLRMDKSTVNSLEDQVAKVMAEIGHPITAGTPDTSR from the coding sequence ATGGACGACGACCATGAGCTGATCCTGGTAGCCGCGTACGGCGATCTCGACCGTGCCCGAACCGATTTCCACGAGTTGGAGAAGCGGATCAAGCACGGCATGGAACTGCGCGCCGCAGTGCTGGTCACCAAGGACGCCGACGGCCAGCCCCATGCCGTCGAGGCCCAGAACCGGCACGGGCGGATCGGCGCGGGTGTCGGCGCCGGACTGGGCTTCCTGCTGGGCGTCTTCATCCCGCCGGTCGGCCTGGGTGTTCTGCTCGGCGGTGCGGCCGGCGCGCTCGTCGCATCCTTCGCCGAGCACGAACTGCGCATCGGCCTGCGTCACGAGATTGGTGAGGCCCTCGACACCAGCACCGGTGTGGTGATCGCCGTGGTCTACCCGAATGGCCGGGAACCGGTGGAGAAGACGTTGTATCGCGCCGCCAAGACCACCTCGCTGCGGATGGACAAGTCGACCGTCAACTCACTCGAGGACCAGGTGGCCAAGGTCATGGCGGAGATCGGTCACCCGATCACCGCTGGCACGCCGGACACCAGTAGGTAA
- a CDS encoding pseudouridine synthase gives MSRRPPPLPVRDGLGPARLRLQGGNVADEFERRFGPDGRAKVVAGEVVDPDGAVIDTTTTLPPGAHVFLYRDLPDEVTVPFEIPVLYRDDDIVVVDKPHFLATMPRGGHVAQTALVRLRRELDLPELSPAHRLDRLTAGVLMFTVRREVRGAYQSLFAQGLVRKTYLARSAGLSTVGFPVLLRSRIIKRRGHFQAVEEPGEPNAETLIEALGDGLYRLTPRTGRTHQLRVHMASLGLPIDNDPLYPEVIDVAADDFSAPLQLLAQRLEFDDPLSGERRSFCSSAVL, from the coding sequence GTGAGCCGTCGTCCACCGCCGCTGCCGGTGCGCGACGGTCTGGGGCCGGCGCGGTTGCGGCTGCAGGGCGGCAATGTGGCCGACGAGTTCGAGCGGCGGTTCGGCCCGGACGGACGGGCCAAGGTTGTTGCCGGTGAGGTGGTCGACCCCGACGGCGCGGTGATCGACACGACGACGACCCTGCCGCCCGGCGCGCACGTGTTCCTCTATCGGGACCTGCCCGACGAAGTGACGGTGCCCTTCGAGATTCCGGTGCTGTACCGCGACGACGACATCGTCGTGGTCGACAAGCCCCATTTCCTGGCCACGATGCCGCGCGGCGGGCACGTCGCGCAGACCGCGCTGGTGCGGCTGCGTCGCGAGCTCGATCTGCCTGAACTGAGCCCGGCGCACCGGCTGGACCGGCTGACGGCCGGGGTGCTGATGTTCACCGTGCGCCGCGAGGTGCGCGGTGCCTATCAGAGCCTGTTCGCCCAGGGGCTGGTGCGCAAGACCTACCTGGCGCGCTCCGCGGGGTTGTCGACCGTCGGGTTCCCCGTACTGTTACGGAGCCGAATCATCAAGCGCCGTGGCCACTTCCAGGCCGTCGAGGAGCCCGGCGAGCCCAATGCCGAAACGTTGATCGAGGCGCTCGGCGACGGGCTCTACCGGCTGACACCCCGCACCGGGCGCACACACCAACTGCGGGTGCACATGGCCTCACTGGGCCTGCCGATCGACAACGATCCGCTGTATCCCGAGGTGATCGACGTGGCCGCCGACGACTTCTCGGCACCGTTGCAGCTGCTGGCGCAGCGGTTGGAGTTCGACGACCCGCTCAGCGGAGAGCGGCGCAGCTTCTGCAGTTCAGCTGTCCTGTAA